A stretch of Thermotoga sp. SG1 DNA encodes these proteins:
- the tig gene encoding trigger factor has translation MEVKELERDKNRVVLEYVFNREEVLEAEDKATRYLNQRVEIPGFRKGRVPKNILKMRLGEDFQEYTLDFLMDLIPDTLKDRHLIVAPVVTEREIKEDMARFVVEVHEEPEVKIGDVSKIEVEKVNEEKVLEKYVERRLEDLREKHALLEPKEGPAEIGDLVRISMEVYNEEGKKLTTREYEYVIKEGEDRPFVKDLVGKKKDDVVEIEREYEGKKYTYRLTVQEVYKRTLPEIGDELARTVNNEFETLEQLKEELKKEGKDIYDVEMKESMREQLLEKLPEVVEIEISEKTLDLLVQETINRLKREGRYDQILSSYENEEKLKEELKKRILDDIKRDRAIEVIAKERNIDVSDEELEKEAEELAPFWGISPERAKSLVKSRRDLREDLRWAILKRKVLDLLLEEVTVKVVEPRGEGDSDEEKGDN, from the coding sequence ATGGAAGTGAAGGAACTCGAAAGAGACAAGAACCGGGTCGTGCTGGAGTACGTATTCAACAGGGAGGAAGTGCTTGAGGCGGAGGACAAAGCGACCAGGTACCTGAATCAAAGAGTGGAGATACCTGGTTTCAGGAAGGGAAGGGTACCAAAGAACATCTTGAAGATGAGACTCGGTGAGGACTTTCAAGAGTACACTCTTGATTTTCTCATGGATCTCATACCGGATACCCTGAAGGACAGACATCTCATCGTGGCTCCTGTGGTCACGGAAAGAGAGATAAAAGAAGACATGGCAAGGTTCGTGGTTGAGGTTCACGAAGAGCCCGAGGTGAAGATAGGAGACGTCTCGAAGATAGAAGTTGAAAAGGTTAACGAAGAGAAGGTATTGGAAAAGTACGTTGAAAGAAGGCTCGAAGACTTAAGGGAAAAACATGCACTTTTAGAACCCAAGGAAGGTCCTGCCGAAATAGGAGATCTTGTCAGGATAAGCATGGAAGTGTACAACGAAGAAGGGAAGAAACTCACCACCAGAGAGTACGAGTACGTTATAAAAGAAGGGGAAGACAGGCCGTTTGTGAAGGACCTTGTAGGAAAAAAGAAAGATGATGTGGTTGAAATAGAAAGAGAGTACGAGGGGAAAAAGTACACCTATAGATTGACGGTGCAGGAAGTGTACAAGCGGACCCTCCCAGAGATTGGGGATGAACTCGCCAGGACGGTGAACAACGAGTTTGAGACGTTAGAACAACTGAAGGAAGAACTGAAGAAAGAAGGAAAAGACATATACGACGTGGAAATGAAAGAAAGCATGCGAGAGCAACTTCTGGAGAAGCTCCCGGAAGTGGTGGAGATAGAGATCTCTGAGAAAACGCTCGATCTACTCGTTCAAGAGACGATAAACAGATTGAAGAGAGAAGGAAGGTACGATCAGATTTTGAGTTCCTACGAAAACGAGGAAAAACTGAAAGAAGAGCTGAAGAAGAGAATTCTGGACGATATCAAAAGAGACAGAGCGATAGAGGTGATAGCAAAAGAGAGGAACATAGATGTGAGCGATGAAGAGCTTGAGAAGGAAGCAGAAGAACTCGCACCATTCTGGGGAATCTCTCCCGAACGTGCAAAATCACTTGTGAAGTCAAGAAGAGATCTCAGAGAGGATCTGAGATGGGCAATACTGAAGAGAAAGGTGCTCGATCTTTTGCTCGAAGAGGTGACGGTGAAGGTAGTTGAACCCAGAGGAGAGGGTGATAGTGATGAGGAAAAAGGAGATAATTGA
- the clpP gene encoding ATP-dependent Clp endopeptidase proteolytic subunit ClpP, which translates to MRKKEIIDQYVPIVVESTGRYERAYDIFSRLLKDRIVFLGSPIDDHVANLVIAQLLFLEAEDPDKDVYLYINSPGGSVTAGLAIYDTMQYIKCDVSTICVGQAASMAAVLLAAGTKGKRYALPNARIMIHQPLGGAEGPAKDVEIITRELLRIKDLLNRILSKHTGQPIEKIEKDTDRDFFMSAEEAKEYGIVDKVVSSR; encoded by the coding sequence ATGAGGAAAAAGGAGATAATTGATCAGTACGTTCCCATAGTTGTTGAAAGCACAGGAAGGTACGAAAGGGCGTACGACATCTTTTCCAGGCTTTTGAAAGACAGGATCGTTTTTCTTGGATCTCCTATAGATGATCATGTGGCAAATCTTGTTATAGCGCAGCTTCTGTTCCTGGAGGCAGAAGATCCTGACAAGGATGTCTACCTTTACATAAACTCACCCGGAGGGTCCGTAACGGCAGGGCTTGCCATCTACGACACGATGCAGTACATAAAGTGTGACGTTTCCACCATCTGCGTGGGACAGGCCGCATCCATGGCAGCCGTTCTTCTTGCAGCTGGAACAAAAGGAAAAAGGTATGCTCTTCCAAACGCCAGGATCATGATTCACCAACCACTCGGAGGAGCAGAAGGTCCCGCAAAAGACGTTGAAATCATCACAAGAGAGCTCCTGAGGATAAAGGATCTTCTCAACAGGATTCTCAGCAAGCACACGGGCCAGCCGATAGAAAAGATAGAAAAAGACACAGACAGAGATTTCTTCATGAGTGCTGAAGAGGCAAAAGAGTACGGTATAGTGGACAAGGTGGTGAGTTCAAGATGA
- a CDS encoding YSC84-related protein, producing the protein MKRLIVISMIMTSSLLSFSSAFDIIDDAYLSLKEFLDQPDSGAFLSLLERARGILIVPKYLKLGWVVGGQYGQGILLKRDPLTGTWYGPLFVKIYGLSVGPQIGFQSVSLVAVIMENVETFAEGNITLGGSLSVAAGPLGRRLSADYNLEASIYSYSIARGFYAGFSLEGAKIDVDLDLTREYYNVYRVDLHEILSKEVKGRAEKITAFLNEKLKEK; encoded by the coding sequence ATGAAGCGGTTAATTGTTATTTCAATGATAATGACTTCGTCTTTGCTTTCTTTCTCCAGTGCGTTCGACATAATCGATGATGCGTATCTTTCACTCAAAGAGTTCCTCGATCAGCCAGACAGTGGTGCCTTCCTTTCCCTTCTCGAGAGAGCAAGAGGCATTCTCATCGTTCCAAAGTATCTGAAACTCGGATGGGTGGTGGGTGGCCAGTACGGTCAAGGAATTTTGCTGAAAAGAGATCCTTTGACAGGCACCTGGTACGGCCCTCTTTTCGTTAAAATCTACGGTTTGAGTGTAGGACCACAGATAGGATTTCAATCTGTCTCACTCGTTGCGGTTATCATGGAGAACGTGGAGACCTTTGCTGAAGGAAACATCACACTCGGCGGATCTCTCAGTGTTGCGGCAGGACCCCTTGGAAGAAGACTCAGCGCAGACTACAACCTTGAAGCATCCATCTACTCCTATTCGATCGCACGTGGGTTCTACGCAGGCTTTTCTCTGGAAGGAGCAAAGATAGACGTCGATCTGGACCTCACACGGGAATATTACAACGTGTACAGGGTGGACCTGCATGAGATTCTTTCAAAAGAAGTGAAGGGAAGGGCAGAAAAGATAACAGCCTTTTTGAACGAAAAACTCAAAGAAAAATAG
- the fliQ gene encoding flagellar biosynthesis protein FliQ: protein MTIEVFLDIMKSGIGLILEIIVPPLVVSLIVGLIISIFQAVTQIHEQTLMFAPRVIVMFLTLLFLSGWMAQKILDFFTELLQRYFQMI from the coding sequence TTGACCATCGAAGTGTTTCTGGATATCATGAAGAGTGGAATAGGACTCATACTGGAGATCATAGTCCCTCCACTCGTTGTAAGTTTGATTGTGGGACTGATCATAAGTATCTTTCAGGCAGTCACCCAGATACACGAACAAACACTGATGTTCGCACCCAGGGTTATCGTCATGTTCCTCACTTTACTGTTTTTGAGTGGCTGGATGGCTCAGAAGATCCTGGATTTCTTCACAGAACTTCTGCAAAGGTACTTTCAAATGATCTGA
- the fliP gene encoding flagellar type III secretion system pore protein FliP (The bacterial flagellar biogenesis protein FliP forms a type III secretion system (T3SS)-type pore required for flagellar assembly.), with protein sequence MRRRLIFFLILLSLVSFSQEVPFPSISIGVRPAEKPEDLVITLEILLVLTVLTLAPSILVLFTSFTRIIVVFSLFRNALGTRQTPPNQVMIGLALFLTFLIMQPVWNDIYNNAITPYLEEKIGYQEMFQRINTRIREFMIKELKNHHNEDNVFMLARNSNLEITKIEDAPNSVLIPAFVLGELEIAFKMGVVLYVPFIVIDMIVASILLSMGMIMIPPVFVSLPFKILIFVMANGWDLLVEGLIKSFVG encoded by the coding sequence ATGAGGAGAAGACTCATTTTTTTTCTGATACTTCTTTCACTTGTCTCTTTTTCTCAGGAAGTGCCCTTCCCTTCCATTTCTATAGGAGTCAGACCAGCTGAAAAACCAGAAGACCTTGTGATCACCCTTGAAATTCTCCTCGTTCTGACGGTACTGACACTGGCGCCTTCCATTCTTGTTCTCTTCACTTCGTTCACTCGGATTATAGTCGTTTTTTCACTCTTCAGGAACGCCCTTGGAACAAGACAAACCCCTCCCAACCAGGTTATGATAGGTCTTGCGCTCTTTCTTACGTTTCTCATCATGCAACCCGTCTGGAATGATATCTACAACAATGCCATAACACCGTATCTGGAAGAGAAAATAGGATACCAGGAGATGTTCCAAAGGATCAACACCAGAATCAGAGAATTCATGATAAAGGAGCTGAAGAACCATCATAATGAAGACAATGTCTTCATGCTCGCCAGGAATTCAAACCTTGAGATCACTAAGATAGAAGATGCACCGAATTCTGTGTTGATACCTGCCTTCGTCCTCGGTGAACTCGAAATCGCCTTCAAGATGGGAGTTGTACTGTACGTTCCGTTCATAGTCATCGACATGATCGTGGCGAGCATTCTACTTTCCATGGGTATGATCATGATACCTCCTGTGTTCGTTTCTCTTCCGTTCAAGATACTGATCTTCGTGATGGCAAACGGATGGGATCTCCTCGTTGAAGGATTGATAAAAAGCTTTGTGGGGTGA
- the fliO gene encoding flagellar biosynthetic protein FliO produces the protein MSAVLQFLLAFGIVLFFLLLAYYFVRRGFFSQKGSSISIVERHYLDRKTFIAIVRVVDEYFVILVTDSGATVLKKLEDYKEGESFSSILFKKIGRRSK, from the coding sequence ATGAGTGCCGTTTTGCAGTTTCTTCTGGCTTTTGGCATCGTTCTCTTCTTTCTTCTTCTCGCTTACTACTTCGTAAGAAGGGGGTTCTTTTCTCAGAAAGGCTCCAGTATCTCGATAGTAGAGAGACATTATCTCGATAGAAAGACCTTCATAGCGATCGTCAGGGTGGTGGATGAGTATTTTGTCATACTGGTGACAGATTCAGGAGCCACGGTTCTTAAAAAACTCGAAGATTACAAAGAAGGTGAATCTTTTTCTTCGATCCTTTTCAAAAAAATAGGGAGAAGGAGTAAATGA
- the cheY gene encoding chemotaxis protein CheY, whose protein sequence is MAKRVLIVDDAAFMRMMLKDIIVKAGYEVAGEATNGREAVEKYKELKPDIVTMDITMPEMNGIDAIKEIMKIDPNAKIIVCSAMGQQAMVIEAIKAGAKDFIVKPFQPSRVVEALNKVSK, encoded by the coding sequence ATGGCAAAGAGAGTTTTGATAGTCGACGACGCAGCGTTCATGAGGATGATGCTAAAGGACATCATCGTCAAAGCAGGATACGAAGTGGCAGGAGAAGCCACAAACGGACGCGAAGCTGTTGAAAAATACAAAGAACTCAAACCAGATATTGTTACAATGGACATCACAATGCCTGAAATGAACGGTATCGATGCGATCAAGGAAATCATGAAGATCGATCCGAACGCCAAGATAATCGTATGCAGTGCCATGGGACAACAGGCGATGGTCATTGAAGCCATAAAAGCCGGTGCAAAGGATTTCATCGTGAAACCATTCCAGCCTTCCAGGGTGGTAGAAGCGCTCAACAAAGTTTCGAAGTGA
- the cheW gene encoding chemotaxis protein CheW, with product MKKLPDMKEFEVLSFEVGGQVLAFDVDNIEMVIEKPEITPVPKSKHFVEGVINLRGRIIPVVNLAKILDIFFDDSKLKSIIVAKTKDVEVGFLVDRVLGVLRITEEHIEMVEVSDKFGKKSKGLIKTDGKLIIYLNIDEIIEEITVKEGV from the coding sequence GTGAAGAAGTTGCCCGATATGAAAGAGTTCGAGGTACTCTCGTTCGAAGTGGGAGGACAGGTTTTGGCCTTCGATGTGGATAACATCGAGATGGTGATAGAAAAACCCGAAATAACCCCTGTCCCCAAGTCCAAACACTTCGTGGAAGGTGTTATCAATCTGAGGGGTAGAATTATTCCTGTGGTGAACCTTGCAAAAATTCTCGATATTTTCTTCGACGACTCGAAGCTGAAGAGTATAATCGTGGCGAAGACAAAGGATGTAGAAGTGGGCTTCTTGGTCGACAGAGTGCTCGGTGTGTTGAGGATAACAGAAGAACACATTGAGATGGTCGAAGTATCCGACAAGTTTGGGAAGAAATCCAAGGGATTGATAAAAACGGATGGAAAGCTCATAATTTATTTGAACATCGACGAAATAATTGAAGAAATAACAGTTAAGGAGGGTGTGTAA
- the cheA gene encoding chemotaxis protein CheA — MMEEYLGVFVDETREYLQSLNDTLLKLEENPEDMELINEAFRALHTLKGMAGTMGFNNMAKLCHSLENVLDKARNGEIKITSDLLDRIFTGVDLIARMVDKIVSEGSDEIEENVDVFADTMKSFVPSERESKESEKSSIPASNEVEETMALPEEVVHVFQEAKNKGYKTFYVKIVLKEGTQLKSARIYLVFHKLEELKCEVVKTVPSVEDIEEEKFENEVELFVISPIDQEKLSEALNSISDIERVIVKSVTPVTEKKTTFEEAEKKEEKAEESSRKKVVSQTVRVDIEKLDTLMDLMGELVIARSRILETLKKYNIKEIDESLTQLSRITLDLQNVVMKIRMVPIAFVFNRFPRMVRDLAKKMNKEVNFIMRGEDTELDRTFVEEIGEPLLHLLRNAIDHGIEPKEERIAKGKPPVGTLILSARHEGNNVVIEVEDDGRGIDKEKILRKAIERGLVDESKAANLSDQEILNFLFLPGFSTKEKVSEVSGRGVGMDVVKNVVESLNGSISIESEKDKGTKVTIRLPLTLAIIQALLVKVNSFVYAIPIANIDTTLRISRGDLQRVQDKDVIVIRGEVIPVYKLWEVLQIEHEREEEEMEAVIVRIGNRKYGIIVDELLGQDDIVIKSLGKVFSDVREFSGAAILGDGSIALIINVSGIV; from the coding sequence ATGATGGAAGAATATCTGGGAGTGTTTGTCGATGAGACAAGAGAATACCTTCAAAGTTTGAACGATACCCTGTTGAAACTTGAAGAAAATCCCGAGGACATGGAATTGATAAATGAAGCTTTTCGAGCACTTCACACCCTGAAAGGTATGGCAGGAACCATGGGATTCAACAACATGGCAAAGCTTTGCCATTCTCTTGAAAACGTTCTCGACAAAGCCAGAAACGGTGAAATAAAGATAACATCGGATCTTCTCGACAGAATCTTCACGGGAGTGGACTTGATCGCCAGAATGGTTGACAAGATCGTATCCGAAGGATCCGATGAGATCGAAGAAAACGTCGACGTGTTCGCTGATACCATGAAGAGTTTCGTTCCTTCAGAAAGAGAATCGAAAGAGAGTGAAAAAAGTTCCATACCAGCTTCAAACGAAGTAGAAGAGACCATGGCCCTTCCAGAGGAGGTAGTTCACGTTTTCCAAGAAGCAAAAAATAAAGGGTACAAAACCTTCTATGTAAAGATCGTCCTCAAGGAGGGAACACAGCTCAAATCTGCGAGGATCTATCTTGTCTTCCACAAGCTGGAAGAGTTGAAGTGTGAAGTTGTAAAGACCGTTCCTTCGGTGGAAGACATAGAAGAAGAAAAGTTCGAGAACGAAGTGGAGTTGTTCGTCATTTCTCCCATCGACCAGGAGAAGCTCTCTGAAGCCCTGAATAGCATCTCCGACATAGAAAGGGTCATCGTGAAGAGTGTCACTCCTGTTACGGAGAAAAAGACCACCTTTGAAGAAGCGGAGAAGAAAGAAGAAAAAGCAGAAGAGAGCAGCAGAAAGAAGGTTGTTTCTCAAACCGTCAGGGTGGACATAGAAAAACTGGATACTTTGATGGACCTCATGGGAGAGCTCGTCATAGCCAGAAGTAGAATTCTGGAAACGCTCAAAAAGTACAACATAAAGGAAATAGACGAAAGCCTAACCCAGCTCAGCAGAATCACTCTGGACCTTCAGAATGTCGTGATGAAGATCAGGATGGTCCCGATCGCCTTTGTGTTCAACAGATTCCCTCGGATGGTCAGAGATCTTGCGAAGAAGATGAACAAAGAGGTCAACTTCATCATGAGAGGAGAAGACACGGAACTCGACAGAACCTTCGTGGAGGAAATAGGAGAGCCTCTCCTTCACCTTCTGAGAAATGCCATAGATCATGGTATTGAGCCGAAAGAAGAAAGGATAGCCAAAGGGAAACCTCCTGTGGGAACTCTAATCCTTTCCGCTCGTCACGAGGGAAACAACGTGGTGATAGAGGTCGAAGACGACGGAAGGGGAATAGACAAAGAGAAAATCCTCAGAAAGGCGATAGAAAGGGGACTCGTGGACGAGTCGAAAGCTGCCAACCTGTCTGATCAAGAAATACTCAACTTCCTCTTCCTGCCGGGGTTCTCCACAAAAGAAAAGGTTTCAGAAGTGTCCGGAAGAGGGGTAGGAATGGACGTTGTCAAGAATGTTGTTGAGTCCTTGAACGGAAGCATAAGCATAGAGAGTGAGAAAGACAAAGGAACAAAAGTCACCATAAGATTACCTCTCACCCTCGCCATCATTCAGGCTCTCCTTGTGAAAGTTAACAGCTTCGTCTACGCAATTCCAATAGCGAACATCGACACAACCCTCAGAATATCTAGAGGAGATTTACAGAGAGTACAGGACAAGGACGTGATAGTAATAAGAGGTGAAGTGATACCGGTATACAAACTCTGGGAAGTGCTCCAGATAGAACACGAAAGGGAAGAGGAAGAGATGGAAGCGGTCATTGTGAGAATAGGAAACAGAAAATACGGAATAATCGTCGACGAACTTCTTGGTCAAGACGACATCGTTATAAAATCTCTCGGAAAGGTGTTCTCTGATGTCAGAGAGTTCAGCGGAGCGGCGATCCTCGGTGACGGCAGCATCGCTCTCATCATAAATGTTTCTGGTATTGTATAA
- a CDS encoding competence/damage-inducible protein A produces MKKAAIITVGSELLEGLILNKNAQFLCQELKNLGYRVIKISTVGDHLEDIAEEVRSLLSKVHLLILTGGLGPTKDDLTREAVAKALNRDLFLDQELKKKIEEKVKKYHSEIPSNIERQAFVIEGAKVIDNPVGSAPGQLLEVDGKRVILFPGPPKELIPMFESLKELLKTPHALYQVILKYYSIPEALLEDLLKEILYSQDKVEVATMADHVEGVRLKLTTSVEHKKFLDGLVEKIIEKTGEYLYGMNDEKMEEVVVRLLKENKKTLAVAESCTGGMLSSLIVNVPGASNVFIGGVVAYSNDLKKSILGVKEGTLRKYGAVSEQCVREMTEGLKKLTGADICVAISGIAGPSGGTPTKPVGTVFIDLFEQDHVTIRYNFSGDRNTIRTRSAMMALENLRKHLKERGKL; encoded by the coding sequence ATGAAAAAAGCAGCTATAATCACCGTGGGAAGTGAGCTTCTAGAAGGACTGATTCTGAACAAGAACGCTCAGTTTCTCTGCCAAGAATTGAAGAATCTTGGATACAGAGTGATAAAAATCTCCACAGTGGGTGATCATCTCGAAGATATAGCCGAAGAGGTTAGATCACTCCTCTCGAAGGTCCACCTCTTGATACTGACAGGAGGACTCGGTCCTACAAAAGATGATCTCACACGAGAGGCAGTGGCAAAAGCTCTGAACAGAGATCTCTTCCTCGATCAGGAGCTCAAGAAGAAAATCGAAGAAAAGGTGAAAAAGTACCATTCTGAAATACCATCCAACATCGAAAGGCAGGCATTCGTCATCGAAGGGGCGAAAGTGATCGACAACCCTGTTGGAAGTGCGCCTGGCCAACTTCTGGAAGTGGATGGAAAAAGGGTGATTTTGTTTCCTGGTCCACCAAAAGAGTTAATTCCCATGTTCGAATCCTTGAAAGAGCTTTTGAAAACTCCTCACGCTCTTTATCAAGTCATCCTGAAGTACTACAGTATACCCGAGGCCCTTCTGGAAGACCTCCTGAAGGAGATACTGTACTCTCAGGACAAAGTGGAAGTGGCCACAATGGCGGATCACGTTGAAGGCGTGAGACTGAAATTGACGACGAGCGTAGAGCACAAAAAGTTCCTAGACGGACTCGTGGAAAAGATCATTGAAAAAACGGGAGAGTACCTTTACGGGATGAACGACGAAAAGATGGAAGAAGTGGTCGTCAGACTTTTGAAAGAGAACAAAAAGACACTCGCTGTTGCCGAATCCTGCACAGGCGGCATGCTCTCTTCTCTCATAGTGAACGTTCCGGGAGCATCGAACGTTTTCATAGGAGGCGTGGTGGCGTACAGCAACGACCTGAAAAAAAGCATCCTTGGGGTGAAAGAAGGCACTCTGAGAAAGTACGGTGCTGTGAGTGAACAGTGTGTTCGGGAAATGACAGAAGGGCTGAAAAAACTCACAGGAGCAGACATATGTGTAGCCATTTCTGGAATCGCGGGACCATCAGGTGGAACTCCCACCAAACCGGTTGGTACCGTCTTCATAGATCTTTTTGAACAAGATCATGTCACGATACGTTATAATTTCTCTGGTGATCGAAACACCATAAGAACCCGTTCAGCGATGATGGCTCTTGAGAACCTGAGAAAACATTTGAAGGAGCGTGGAAAGCTATGA
- a CDS encoding protein-L-isoaspartate O-methyltransferase — MKERLFWILKNYGISDRIAKAFLEIPREGFLVKRYPSSYVYEDIVLVSYDDGEVYSTSSQPSLMAMFMEWAGLDEGMKVLEIGGGTGYNAAVMSRVVGKKGLVVTIEYFEKVCRIAQENMRRLGIENVVVVCGDGYYGVSDLAPYDVILATVGVDEVPEHWFRQLKDGGRVIVPINMKLSERQPAFLFVKKGNYLEGGYKLETRFIKAGGNLGNLLERNRKLLKDFPFRKAIQVPRLHVFVELVDLLTRRLTRVNGIFYYVGSEGVVEFLDDEMRIYGDAPEIESLLFQWEECGYRSFEHLVLHIGYNVLSHISCTI, encoded by the coding sequence ATGAAGGAAAGACTCTTCTGGATTTTGAAGAACTACGGAATAAGTGATCGTATCGCAAAAGCCTTTCTGGAGATACCTCGGGAGGGGTTTCTGGTAAAGCGGTATCCATCTTCCTATGTTTATGAGGACATAGTGCTCGTTTCGTATGATGACGGAGAGGTCTACAGCACTTCCAGCCAGCCTTCCTTGATGGCGATGTTCATGGAATGGGCAGGGCTGGATGAAGGGATGAAGGTTCTGGAAATAGGGGGTGGAACAGGGTACAACGCGGCTGTGATGAGCAGGGTCGTTGGAAAGAAAGGACTTGTTGTGACCATAGAGTATTTCGAGAAGGTTTGCAGAATTGCCCAGGAGAACATGAGACGTCTTGGAATAGAAAACGTTGTAGTTGTCTGTGGCGACGGGTATTACGGTGTTTCAGACCTTGCACCGTACGATGTAATACTCGCTACTGTTGGAGTGGATGAGGTACCGGAACACTGGTTTCGTCAGCTGAAAGACGGAGGAAGGGTGATTGTGCCTATCAACATGAAGCTTTCGGAAAGACAGCCTGCATTCCTGTTTGTGAAAAAAGGAAATTACCTTGAAGGTGGTTACAAGCTGGAAACAAGGTTCATAAAAGCAGGAGGAAATCTTGGAAATTTGCTGGAAAGGAACAGAAAACTTCTGAAAGATTTTCCCTTTCGAAAAGCGATTCAGGTTCCCCGACTCCATGTGTTTGTAGAACTGGTAGATCTTCTCACAAGAAGACTCACAAGAGTGAACGGGATCTTCTACTACGTAGGATCGGAAGGAGTGGTAGAGTTTCTAGATGATGAAATGAGGATTTACGGAGACGCTCCAGAAATCGAAAGTCTCCTTTTTCAGTGGGAAGAGTGTGGCTACAGAAGCTTTGAACACCTGGTTCTTCATATCGGCTACAACGTTCTCTCGCATATATCCTGTACGATCTGA
- a CDS encoding ABC transporter ATP-binding protein — MIEVRNLWKEYNRRDRVTALKGINLKINSGEFVVILGPSGSGKTTLLNCLSGVDRPTKGTVIIDGIDLYTLSEEERTRFRAKNMGFVFQFFNLVPVLTALENVELPLLILGVSRKEAKERAFDILRKVGLAHKWNRFPEELSGGEKQRVAIARALVHNPKVIWADEPTGALDGETGSMIIDLLMEMKKNSTLVVVTHDERIAEKADRVIKIRDGQIVQDICERTL, encoded by the coding sequence TTGATTGAGGTTCGAAACCTCTGGAAAGAGTATAACAGAAGGGACAGAGTAACTGCCCTCAAGGGGATAAATCTGAAGATAAACAGTGGAGAGTTTGTTGTGATACTGGGACCCTCAGGCTCTGGAAAGACCACTCTTCTCAATTGCCTCTCTGGTGTGGATCGTCCAACGAAAGGAACCGTGATCATCGATGGGATAGATCTCTACACTCTCTCCGAAGAAGAAAGGACAAGGTTCAGAGCAAAAAACATGGGATTTGTCTTTCAATTTTTCAACCTTGTACCTGTCCTCACAGCTCTCGAGAACGTTGAACTTCCTCTTTTGATTTTAGGCGTTAGCAGAAAGGAAGCAAAGGAACGTGCTTTCGATATTCTGAGAAAAGTTGGACTTGCTCACAAGTGGAACAGGTTTCCAGAAGAACTCTCCGGCGGGGAAAAACAACGCGTTGCCATAGCAAGGGCCCTTGTCCACAATCCGAAAGTGATATGGGCAGACGAGCCCACCGGTGCCCTCGATGGTGAAACAGGAAGCATGATCATAGATTTGCTCATGGAGATGAAAAAGAACTCCACCCTGGTGGTCGTGACACACGATGAGAGGATAGCAGAAAAGGCAGATCGTGTTATCAAAATAAGGGATGGTCAGATCGTACAGGATATATGCGAGAGAACGTTGTAG